The Cynocephalus volans isolate mCynVol1 chromosome 2, mCynVol1.pri, whole genome shotgun sequence genome window below encodes:
- the RSRC2 gene encoding arginine/serine-rich coiled-coil protein 2 isoform X3: MIRTNFFLKQARRHESKDKSSKKHKSEEHNDKEHSSDKGRERLNSSENGEDRHKRKERKSSRGRSHSRSRSRERRHRSRSRERKKTRSRSRERKKSRSRSRERKKSRSRSRERKRRIRSRSRSRSRHRHRTRSRSRTRSRSRDRKKRIEKPRRFSRSLSRTPSPPPFRGRNTAMDAQEALARRLERAKKLQEQREKEMVEKQKQQEIAAAAAATGGSVLNVAALLASGTQVTPQIAMAAQMAALQAKALAETGIAVPSYYNPAAVNPMKFAEQEKKRKMLWQGKKEGDKSQSAEIWEKLNFGNKDQNVKFRKLMGIKSEDEAGCSSVDEESYKTLKQQEEVFRNLDAQYEMARSQTHTQRGMGLGFTSSMRGMDAV, from the exons ATGATAAG AACCAACTTCTTCTTAAAACAGGCAAGAAGACATGAATCCAAAGATAAATCCTCTAAGAAACACAAGTCTGAAGAACATAATGACAAAGAACATTCTTCTGATAAAGGAAGAGAGCGACTAAATTCATCTGAAAATGGTGAGGACAGACACAAACGCAAAGAAAGAAAGTCATCAAGAGGCAGAAGTCACTCAAGATCTAGGTCTCGTGAAAG GCGCCATCGTAGTAGAAGCAGGGAGCGGAAGAAGACTCGATCCAGGAGTAGGGAGCGGAAGAAGTCACGatccagaagcagagagaggaagaaatcaCGATCCAGAAGTAGGGAAAGAAAACGTAGGATTAGGTCTCGTTCCCGCTCAAGATCAAGACATAGGCATAGGACTAGAAGCAGGAGTAGGACAAGGAGCAGAAGTCG AGATAGAAAGAAGAGAATTGAAAAACCAAGAAGATTTAGCAGAAGTTTAAGCCGGACTCCTAGTCCACCTCCCTTCAGAGGCAGAAACACAGCAATGGATGCACAAGAAGCTTTAGCTAGgag GTTGGAAAGGGCAAAGAAATTACAAGAACAGCGAGAAAAGGAAATGgttgagaaacaaaaacagcaagaaaTAGCTGCGg CAGCTGCAGCTACTGGAGGTTCTGTTCTCAATGTTGCTGCCCTCTTGGCATCAGGAACTCAAGTAACTCCTCAGATAGCTATGGCAGCTCAAATGGCAGCCCTGCAAGCTAAAGCTTTGGCAGAGACCGGAATAGCTGTGCCTAGCTACTATAACCCAGCAGCTGTGAATCCAATGAAATTTGctgaacaagagaaaaaaaggaaaatgctttGGCAAGGCAAGAAAGAAGGG GACAAATCCCAGTCTGCTGAAATATGGGAAAAATTGAATTTTGGAAACAAGGACCAAAATGTCAAATTTAGGAAATTAATGGGTATTAAG AGTGAAGATGAAGCTGGATGTAGTTCAGTTGATGAAGAAAGTTATAAGACTTTGAAGCAACAGGAAGAAGTATTTAGAAATCTAGATGCTCAGTATGAAATGGCAAGATCACAAACCCACACACAAAGAGGAATGGGTTTGGGTTTCACATCTTCAATGCGAGGAATGGATGCAGTTTGA